One window of bacterium genomic DNA carries:
- a CDS encoding MerR family transcriptional regulator — protein sequence MEDKLFFTIKEASSILKIEPYVLRYWESCFKEIKPERTKSGHRRYRKEDIDLLKKIKSLLYEQRFTIEGVKKYLRTKEKETPNFITEVKQELKELLNILK from the coding sequence ATGGAAGATAAGCTATTTTTCACAATAAAAGAGGCAAGCTCTATTTTAAAAATAGAACCCTATGTTTTAAGATATTGGGAGTCCTGTTTTAAGGAAATAAAACCAGAAAGGACAAAATCTGGCCATAGAAGGTATAGAAAAGAGGATATTGATCTCCTTAAGAAGATAAAAAGCCTGCTGTACGAACAAAGATTTACCATAGAGGGGGTAAAAAAATACCTTAGAACAAAAGAAAAAGAGACCCCTAATTTTATCACAGAAGTAAAACAGGAGCTAAAAGAGCTTTTAAATATATTAAAGTAA
- a CDS encoding HU family DNA-binding protein, with product MTKQDLVNKVAAIGLTKKQAAEAINAVTDGITGALKKGDRVQLIGFGSFSVRKRAARTGRNPRTGAEIRLPARKVPIFKPGEALKKAIK from the coding sequence GTGACAAAACAAGACCTGGTCAACAAGGTAGCAGCAATAGGGCTGACAAAAAAGCAAGCTGCCGAGGCAATTAATGCCGTAACAGATGGAATTACAGGGGCATTAAAAAAGGGAGATAGGGTTCAGCTTATCGGGTTTGGAAGTTTCTCTGTTAGAAAAAGGGCAGCAAGGACAGGAAGAAATCCTCGCACAGGAGCAGAGATAAGGCTTCCTGCAAGAAAGGTTCCCATCTTTAAGCCAGGAGAGGCATTAAAGAAGGCGATTAAGTGA